Within Rhizobium sp. N324, the genomic segment TTGCCGGCCAGCCGATCGCGATCGTCGTTCCTGAGGACGAGGAAATTCCGGCCGATCCCCGGGTGACCTTCGATCCATCGGGTATCAGTATTTATGCCGACTCTTGGCGCGCCGGACCGGAGGCTTGATCATGGAAAAAACCTGGAACAACAAAGCCTGGTTTCTGGTCCTGCCGGTCCTCGTGCTGGTGGCTTTCTCGGCTGTCATTCCCTTGATGACGGTTGTGAACTATTCCGTTCAGGACACTTTCGGAAACAACCAGTTCTTCTGGAACGGAACGGACTGGTTTACCGAAATCCTGCATTCCGACCGATTCTGGGCCGCCCTGCAGCGAAACCTGATTTTTTCGTTGATCATTCTCGCGCTTGAGATTCCGCTCGGCATCTTCATTGCGCTCAACATGCCGAAATCAGGTATCGGCGTGCCGGTATGCCTGGTTCTGATGGCGCTTCCGCTGTTGGTCCCGTGGAACGTGGTCGGCACGATCTGGCAGGTGTTCGGCCGCAACGACATCGGTTTGTTCGGCTATTACGTCAATGCCATCGGCATCGATTACAACTACGTGCAGGATCCGCTCGACGCCTGGGTGACGATCATCATCATGGATGTCTGGCACTGGACGAGCCTCGTCGTCTTGCTCTGCTATGCCGGCCTCGTTTCCATTCCCGATGCTTTCTATCAGGCCGCCAAGATCGACGGTGCGTCGCGTTGGGCAGTGTTCCGCTATATCCAGCTGCCGAAGATGAAGCGCGTTCTTCTGATCGCCGTGCTGCTGCGTTTCATGGATAGTTTCATGATCTACACCGAGCCGTTTGTCGTCACGGGTGGCGGTCCGGGCAACTCGACCACTTTCCTGTCGATCGATCTGGTCAAGACCGCCCTCGGACAGTTTGACCTCGGTCCGGCCGCTGCAATGTCGCTGATCTATTTCCTGATCATCCTGCTGCTTTCGTGGGTGTTCTACACCGTCATGACAAGCCACGACGCGGAGAATTGAAATGAGCGCCTCCAACGAAACGACAACGAGCCGAAACATCCCGGGCGTTACCAGTGTCGCGAGCGGTCTCTCCTCCGATGAAGTCAGCCGTCTGATGCGCCGGCGCGGCGAGGAATCGCGCTGGTGGTGGCTGGTTCCGACGATCTATATCATCGTGCTGCTGCTGCCGATCTATTGGCTCGTCAACATGAGCTTCAAGACCAATGCGGAAATCGTCAATTCTCTCACGCTTTATCCTCATAACCCGACGATCGCCAATTATGTAACGATCTTCACGGAGAAGGCGTGGTATTCCGGCTATATCAATTCGATCACTTATGTCGTCATGAACATGGT encodes:
- a CDS encoding carbohydrate ABC transporter permease → MEKTWNNKAWFLVLPVLVLVAFSAVIPLMTVVNYSVQDTFGNNQFFWNGTDWFTEILHSDRFWAALQRNLIFSLIILALEIPLGIFIALNMPKSGIGVPVCLVLMALPLLVPWNVVGTIWQVFGRNDIGLFGYYVNAIGIDYNYVQDPLDAWVTIIIMDVWHWTSLVVLLCYAGLVSIPDAFYQAAKIDGASRWAVFRYIQLPKMKRVLLIAVLLRFMDSFMIYTEPFVVTGGGPGNSTTFLSIDLVKTALGQFDLGPAAAMSLIYFLIILLLSWVFYTVMTSHDAEN